The following proteins come from a genomic window of Leguminivora glycinivorella isolate SPB_JAAS2020 chromosome 6, LegGlyc_1.1, whole genome shotgun sequence:
- the LOC125226871 gene encoding peroxisomal N(1)-acetyl-spermine/spermidine oxidase-like: MMKSSRLKPLFTRARGTLKKFITGDDKDDAKELSTFMQRRLASDAVAVVGQEKCMMDACSIGPCCQEPRVVIVGAGMAGLSAAYRLNQCGIRNFVVLEAKERPGGRIHSCWLGDSVIEMGAEWIYGACLPNSVYTLASQDRLLQMPLPRLDPSRGLFCTSEGRAVDLPVTITAYHTFRQIEQQAANLFRLGGDCCHGTLLNFVGLRIQQELHNFPEDQRYDASRVMFGLSNILRNRCGDDLSLVSADQYGSYIELPGGSVRVPLGYVGVMAPLLRGLPDNSIRYNKAVNVIRWGEGATGPGRTLVKCCDGEEISADYVIVTVSLGCLKCQADKLFAPPLPSCKLDAICNLGYGLSDKVFLEYAEPFWVCHEGNLKLAWSAEELQCRCDWTRGVCAVDELPGSKHVLCAWVSGQEAAAMESMVDNDVAEGITLLLRRFTGNPCLPYPQMMLRSKWASDPHFCGAYSYMSCCSTVSHQCELGTPVPGPCDPVAPKLLFAGEATVPGFFASVHGARLSGIREAERVVLLTKKFEGPPR, encoded by the exons ATGATGAAGTCATCTCGTTTGAAACCGTTGTTTACAAGAGCCCGCGGTACATTGAAAAAGTTTATCACAGGGGATGACAAAGATGACGCGAAAGAGTTGTCAACATTTATGCAGCGAAGGCTGGCGAGCGATGCAGTCGCAGTAGTAGGACAGGAAAAATGTATGATGGACGCATGCAGCATCGGACCCTGCTGCCAGGAGCCGCGTGTGGTCATCGTGGGCGCCGGCATGGCGGGCCTCTCCGCGGCATACCGGCTCAACCAATGCGGAATTCGCAATTTTGTAGTCCTTGAGGCTAAAGAAAG ACCCGGAGGAAGAATTCATTCCTGCTGGCTTGGAGACTCTGTTATAGAAATGGGCGCGGAGTGGATCTATGGCGCATGTCTTCCTAATTCAGTATACACTCTTGCATCACAAGACAGGCTTTTACAAATGCCGTTACCTCGCTTAGACCCGTCACGTGGCCTGTTCTGCACAAGCGAGGGACGTGCAGTAGATTTGCCCGTGACAATAACTGCTTACCATACTTTTAGGCAAATAGAACAGCAAGCAGCAAATCTTTTTAGATTAGGTGGCGATTGTTGTCATGGAACTTTACTTAATTTTGTCGGTTTGCGTATTCAACAAGAACtgcataactttccagaagacCAGAGATATGATGCTTCCCGAGTGATGTTTGGTTTGAGTAATATCTTGCGTAATAGGTGTGGTGACGATTTGTCCCTTGTCAGTGCTGATCAATACGGCAGTTACATTGAACTACCTGGAGGGAGTGTCCGTGTGCCATTGGGATACGTAGGTGTGATGGCGCCACTACTTCGAGGCTTACCAGACAATAGCATACGCTATAATAAAGCTGTAAATGTAATCAGATGGGGCGAAGGCGCTACTGGTCCTGGcagaacattggtcaagtgctgTGATGGCGAAGAAATATCAGCAGATTACGTAATCGTTACAGTATCTCTGGGTTGTCTTAAATGCCAGGCTGATAAATTGTTTGCACCGCCTCTTCCTAGTTGTAAATTGGATGCAATTTGCAATTTAGGTTATGGGCTTTCAGACAAAGTGTTTCTCGAATATGCTGAGCCATTCTGGGTATGCCACGAGGGTAATTTAAAATTAGCTTGGTCTGCTGAGGAGTTGCAATGCCGGTGTGATTGGACTCGCGGTGTGTGTGCTGTAGACGAATTACCGGGAAGTAAGCACGTTTTGTGCGCTTGGGTCTCGGGGCAAGAGGCCGCCGCGATGGAATCTATGGTAGACAACGATGTAGCAGAAGGAATAACTTTATTACTGCGCCGCTTTACCGGCAATCCATGTTTACCTTACCCCCAAATGATGCTAAGATCAAAATGGGCTTCTGATCCTCACTTCTGCGGGGCTTACTCGTACATGAGCTGTTGCTCTACTGTGAGCCACCAATGCGAGCTGGGCACGCCTGTGCCTGGTCCGTGTGATCCCGTAGCGCCGAAGCTGCTATTTGCCGGTGAAGCGACAGTCCCAGGATTTTTCGCTTCTGTACACGGAGCAAGATTAAGTGGCATTCGTGAAGCAGAACGTGTCGTACTTCTTACTAAAAAGTTCGAAGGACCGCCTCGATGA